AAGCCGCGGAACATCAGGGCCAGGGGCTTGCCGATGGGACGGACCGCGGCGTCATCGCTCAGATCGCTGGGCAGCGCACGCCATTGCTTGACCGCCAGGTACACCAGGTAGGCCACACCGAACCACTTGATGGCATAGAAGGCGGTAGCCGAGGCCGCGAGGATGGCACCGACACCGGCGGCGACAATGGCAATCTGCATGGCCAGGCCCAGCTGCAGGCCCAGGGCGTTCCAGTAACCGCGCCAGAAGCCGTATTGCAGGCCGCAGGACATCGACGCAATCGCGCCGGCTCCCGGAGAAAGACTGATTACCCAACTGGCGGCAAAGAACGCCAGCCATGTCTCAAGCACCATTGCACACCTCGGATCGAATTGGTCGTGACTGCCTAAGCTAATCCTCCGACCCGCGGCTGACTATATTTTTTTCGCCCAAAGCTGATTCACGGCCCTGTAGCCGCTGCCGCAGGCTGCGATAGGTCCGCAGGACCAGGGGCAATAGCTGCGCAGCCGTTCGCAGCCTGCGGCAGCGGCTACGGAGGAAGGGACTACTTTTCGCCAGTTCCTACCGGCAGCACATCGCTGCCGCGCCAGCGACGTACCGAGCGCTGGAAGAACAGGCTGTTGGGCACCTGGACCATGGCGCTGCCGGTACCGGCTTCTTCGGACTCGATCAGGGTGGTGTACAAAAGGTTGATCGCCACTACCCGGCCCTTGACCCCGGGCTTGTCGACGGTGTCCACCAGCTCCACCACGTCGCCCAGGCGGAACGGGCCGACGGTGAAGATCAGGATCGCGCACAGCAGGTTGGAGAGCACGCTCCACATGGCGAAGAACGCCACCGCCGCCACGGCGACGAAGCCGGACAGTGCGGTCCACAACACCGTGGCGGAAACCCCCAGGCGCTCCAGCACGAAGATCACCGCACTGCCCATGATCAGCCAGCGCAAGCCACCGCGCAGGGGCATCAGCAACTGCGGGGGAAACGGGTAACGCTCGCCCAGACGGGTCAGGCCGCGAGCGACAAAGCGCTGGGCCAAGTAGCCCGCCAGGAGAATCAGCAGGATCTGCACGCCCACCCACAGTGGACCGATCCACTGCGCCGGCAACGGCAACTGCAGCGCTTCCATCAGGAGAGCGCCTCCAGCTCCGCCTGCATGCTTTCCAGCAGCTCCAGGGCCTCCATCCAGGCTTCTTCCAGCTCGGACTCACGGGTCTTGAGCTTGGCTTGTTCAGCCAACAGATCCCGCAGCTCATCCTTGCGCGCAGCCTCGTACAGACCGCTGTCGCCCAGGCTGGTCTCGATCCTGGCCAGGCGCTCATGCACCTTGCCCAACTCGGCTTCCAGCTTGTCGGCCTCGCGCTTGTGCGGCGCCAGTTGCTGACGCAACGCCGCGGCGGCCTGGCGCTGGGCCTTCTTGTCGGTCTTGTCCGGGTTGACCGGGGTGTTGCTGACCGGGGCATTGCGCTGGCGGTAATCCACCAGCCAACGGGTGTAGTCGTCCAGGTCGCCGTCGAACTCCTCGACCTTGCCGTCGGCCACCAGGAAGAAGTTGTCCGTGGTGCTCTTGAGCAGATGGCGATCGTGGGACACCACCAATACCGCGCCACTGAACTCTTGCAGGGCCATGGTCAGGGCCAGGCGCATCTCCAGGTCCAGGTGGTTGGTGGGTTCGTCGAGCAGCAACAGGTTCGGCCGCTCCCAGGCGATCAGCGCCAGGGCCAGGCGGGCTTTTTCGCCGCCGGAGAAGTTCAGCACCGGCTCGTCGATCCGGGCGCCACGGAAGTCGAAGCCGCCGAGGAAATCACGCAGGGTCTGCTCGCGCTCGGTGGGGGCCAGGCGCTGCAAGTGCAGCAAGGGGCTGGCCTTGGAATCCAGGGAGTCGAGCTGATGCTGGGCAAAGTAGCCGACCACGGTGTTCTCGCCCCGGGTCAGGCGTCCGGACAACGGCTGGAGTTCGCCGGAGAGGTTCTTGATCAGGGTCGACTTGCCGGCACCATTGGGGCCCAGCAGACCGATCCGCGCGCCCGGGGTCAGTTGCAGTTTGACCTTCTCCAGGATCGTGCGCTCGCCATACCCCAGGCGGGCATCGGAGAGGTCGATCAGCGGGCTGGAAATCTTCGTCGACTCACGGAAGGTGAAGTCGAACGGCGAATCGACGTGGGCCGCCGACAGCTCCTCCATGCGCTCCAGGGCCTTGATCCGGCTCTGGGCCTGACGAGCCTTGGTGGCCTGAGCCTTGAAGCGGGCGATGTAGCTTTCCATATGCGCGCGCTGCGCCTGCTGCTTCTCGTAGGCCTGCTGTTGCTGGGCCAGCCGCTCGGCACGGGCGCGCTCGAAGGCGCTGTAGCCACCGCGATAGAGGGTGATCTTGCGTTGATCGACATGGGCGACGTGATCGACCACGGCATCGAGGAAATCCCGGTCGTGGGAGATCAGCAGCAAGGTGCCGGGGTAACCCTTGAGCCAGTCTTCGAGCCAGATGATGGCGTCGAGGTCCAAGTGGTTGGTCGGTTCGTCGAGCAGCAACAGGTCCGAGGGACACATCAGCGCCTGGGCCAGGTTCAGGCGCATCCGCCAGCCCCCGGAGAAGTCGCCGACCTGGCGGTCCATCTGCTCGTTGGTGAAGCCCAGGCCGGCCAGCAGCTTGCGCGCCCGGGCGTCGGCGGTGTAACCGTCGGCGCTGTCCAACTCGGCATGCAGACGTGCTTGCGCGGCGCCGTCGTGGGCCGCTTCCGCGGCGGCCAGGTCGCGTTGCACCTGGCGCAGGCGCAGGTCGCCGTCGAGCACATAGTCCACCGCCAGGCGCTCGAGGGTATCGACCTCCTGACGCATGTGGGCAATGCGCCAATCGGCGGGCAGGAAGCAGTCACCCGAATCCGGGTGCAGCTCCCCACGCAGCAGGGCGAACAGGCTGGATTTGCCGGCGCCGTTGGCACCGATCAGGCCGGCTTTCTGGCCGGCGTGCAGGGTCAGCTCGGCGTCTTCTAGCAGACGTTGCGGGCCACGCTGTAAAGTCAGGTTCTGAAGTCGAATCATAATGGCGGCGGAGTCTACCAGCTTCGTTCGCAACTGGCGCGAGTAGCACTATGTCCTCTGACCTGTGGAGTTTTTCCCTTAGCACCTATGCCCTTCCCGGCGTGCAGGAGGCCTGCCTGCAACTGCAGGACAGTGGCGCCAATGTCTGCCTGTTGCTCTGTGGCGCCTGGCTTGGCCAGCGAGGCGTCAGTTGCGACGCTCAGCGTTTGCAGCAGTTGCAGGCGCTGGCGGCGCCCTGGCAGCGCGACGTGATTCAACCCTTGCGCGACTTGCGCACCGGCTGGCGCCAGGCGGCCCGCGAGGACAGTGAATTGAGCGCCTTGCGCGAACAGGTCAAGACCCTGGAGCTGGAAGCCGAACGGCAATTGCTGTTGCGCTTGCAGGAGCGGGTACGGCCATGGCCGGACTCTCAGGCAAAGAGCCTGGACGACTGGCTGGAGGGATTGGCGGCCGAAGCCGCCGAACGCAACCGCAACGCGCTGCAGGTGCTGCGCGTCGCGGTGACCGGCGCTTAGGAAACGCTGGAGGGAGTGCCGGCAGCAGCCGGTGCAGGCGCGGCGGCTGGGGTGCTCGCCGGAGCAGCTGAAGACGCCGCGGGTGCCGGAGCGGCAGGTTTGGCCGCAGCAGGCGCAGGTGCAGCCGGCTTGGCCGCTGGAGTTGCGGTTTTGGTGGCGGCTGGCTTGGCGACCGCCGGTTTTTTCGCGGCGGGTTTTGCCGCTGGTTTCGCTGCAGGCTTGGCAGCTGGCTTGGCCGCAGGTTTCGCTGCCGATGCCGCCGCAGGCTTGGCCGCAGTTTTTGCCGGGGCTTTTGCTACCGCAGGTTTAGCGGCAGTTTTGCTCGCTGCCGGTTTGGCAGCAGCGGTTTTGGTGGCTGCTGGCTTGGCTGCAGGCTTGGCGGCTGGTTTAGCGGCCACGGGTTTGGCAGCAGGCTTGGCGGCGGTTTTGGCTGCTGGCTTGGCGGCAGCGGTCTTGGTGGCAACCGGTTTGGCAGCAGCAGGCTTAGCCGCTACGGGCTTGCTCGCCGCAGGTTTGGCGGCGCTGGCGGCAGCAGGTTTTTTCGCAGCGGGTTTGGCTGCTGGCTTGGCAGCGGATTTGGCCGGCGCCTTGGTCGCAGGCTTGGCTGCCGGTTTTTTCGCCACCACGGTGTCCGGCTTGGCATCACGAGTGCTCAATGCCTTGGCAACCGCTTCCTTCACACGACCAACGCCTTGAGCCAATTTCAGGCTTTCCTGGGCATCGCGCTTGAGTTGCAGAATGTAGCTGCGGGTCTGGGCCTGGCGTTCTTTCAATGCGTCCAGCAGGTCTTCGAGTTCCTTGACCGCGGTCTTGGCCTTGGCTTGTGCCTTGGCCTTGCCGGCCGCCGCGGCATCCTGCAATTTGGTGCGCGACTTGTGCAGTTTTTCCTGTGCCTTGCCTCGTTGTTTTTCCAGCTTGGCGAGCAGTTTTTCAGCATCAGCCAAGGCTTGGGAACAAGCGTTTTCCAAATGTTCGAGCAAGCTGCCCGACAACTGTTGGAGCAAATGCAACGGAGTATTTACAGGCTTCTTATTGGCCGACATGGTTTACCTCCTGGCTGACGTGAGTTGCGGCTCATACTAGACCTCTGCTGTTACCGCCGCTAGGGCATGTTGACAGTATCGAAAGCCCGGCGTTGCAGCCGACGGAAAATGTTCTTCGCCACCATCGAAGTTGCTCACCAACCCGCCCTTTGTCGCTGGCATAATCCACCGCTACTCAGGCCGGAGAGTGCCCATGTCGCGTTACCTGTTTTTGTCCTTGAGCCTGTTCTTGCCCCTGGAGCAGGCTGCTGCCGAAGCACCGCCCAACGACGCTCATGATCTTGCCTACAGCCTGGGTGCGAGCCTCGGCGAACGACTGCGCGACGAAGTCCCCGACCTGCAGATCCAGGCGTTGGTGGAGGGATTGAAAGCCGCCTACCAAGGCAAGCCGCTGGCCCTCAAGAGCGAGCGCATCGAGCAGCTCCTGGCCCAGCACGAAGCGCAGATCAGCGAACAGTCGGCCCGGTCGCAGATCGAGACGGCGCTGGAGAACGAACGACGCTTTCTCGATCAGGAAAAAGCCAAGCCCGGCGTGCGCCAGCTGGCTGACGGCATCCTGCTGACCGAGCTGGCACCGGGCAGCGGCAACAAGGCCAGCCCCAACGGTTCGGTCCAGGTGCGCTACACCGGGCGCCTGCCTGACGGCACCGTGTTCGATCAGACACAACAGCCTCAATGGTTTCGCCTGGACAGCGTGATTGCCGGCTGGCGCATCGCCCTGGCCCAGATGCCCACCGGTGCCAGATGGCGGCTGGTGATTCCTTCGGACCAGGCCTATGGCACCGAAGGCGCCGGCGACCTGATCGCGCCCTACACGCCGCTGGTGTTCGATATCGAATTGC
This genomic stretch from Pseudomonas sp. Os17 harbors:
- a CDS encoding LysE family transporter, which produces MVLETWLAFFAASWVISLSPGAGAIASMSCGLQYGFWRGYWNALGLQLGLAMQIAIVAAGVGAILAASATAFYAIKWFGVAYLVYLAVKQWRALPSDLSDDAAVRPIGKPLALMFRGFLVNISNPKALVFMLAVLPQFIDPHAPLVKQYLILGATMIVVDLIVMAGYTGLASKVLRLLRTPVQQRRMNRTFAGLFLGAAGFLATIRKAAT
- a CDS encoding mechanosensitive ion channel family protein, coding for MEALQLPLPAQWIGPLWVGVQILLILLAGYLAQRFVARGLTRLGERYPFPPQLLMPLRGGLRWLIMGSAVIFVLERLGVSATVLWTALSGFVAVAAVAFFAMWSVLSNLLCAILIFTVGPFRLGDVVELVDTVDKPGVKGRVVAINLLYTTLIESEEAGTGSAMVQVPNSLFFQRSVRRWRGSDVLPVGTGEK
- a CDS encoding ATP-binding cassette domain-containing protein, with the translated sequence MIRLQNLTLQRGPQRLLEDAELTLHAGQKAGLIGANGAGKSSLFALLRGELHPDSGDCFLPADWRIAHMRQEVDTLERLAVDYVLDGDLRLRQVQRDLAAAEAAHDGAAQARLHAELDSADGYTADARARKLLAGLGFTNEQMDRQVGDFSGGWRMRLNLAQALMCPSDLLLLDEPTNHLDLDAIIWLEDWLKGYPGTLLLISHDRDFLDAVVDHVAHVDQRKITLYRGGYSAFERARAERLAQQQQAYEKQQAQRAHMESYIARFKAQATKARQAQSRIKALERMEELSAAHVDSPFDFTFRESTKISSPLIDLSDARLGYGERTILEKVKLQLTPGARIGLLGPNGAGKSTLIKNLSGELQPLSGRLTRGENTVVGYFAQHQLDSLDSKASPLLHLQRLAPTEREQTLRDFLGGFDFRGARIDEPVLNFSGGEKARLALALIAWERPNLLLLDEPTNHLDLEMRLALTMALQEFSGAVLVVSHDRHLLKSTTDNFFLVADGKVEEFDGDLDDYTRWLVDYRQRNAPVSNTPVNPDKTDKKAQRQAAAALRQQLAPHKREADKLEAELGKVHERLARIETSLGDSGLYEAARKDELRDLLAEQAKLKTRESELEEAWMEALELLESMQAELEALS
- a CDS encoding TIGR02444 family protein yields the protein MSSDLWSFSLSTYALPGVQEACLQLQDSGANVCLLLCGAWLGQRGVSCDAQRLQQLQALAAPWQRDVIQPLRDLRTGWRQAAREDSELSALREQVKTLELEAERQLLLRLQERVRPWPDSQAKSLDDWLEGLAAEAAERNRNALQVLRVAVTGA
- a CDS encoding AlgP family protein, yielding MSANKKPVNTPLHLLQQLSGSLLEHLENACSQALADAEKLLAKLEKQRGKAQEKLHKSRTKLQDAAAAGKAKAQAKAKTAVKELEDLLDALKERQAQTRSYILQLKRDAQESLKLAQGVGRVKEAVAKALSTRDAKPDTVVAKKPAAKPATKAPAKSAAKPAAKPAAKKPAAASAAKPAASKPVAAKPAAAKPVATKTAAAKPAAKTAAKPAAKPVAAKPAAKPAAKPAATKTAAAKPAASKTAAKPAVAKAPAKTAAKPAAASAAKPAAKPAAKPAAKPAAKPAAKKPAVAKPAATKTATPAAKPAAPAPAAAKPAAPAPAASSAAPASTPAAAPAPAAAGTPSSVS
- a CDS encoding FKBP-type peptidyl-prolyl cis-trans isomerase — encoded protein: MSRYLFLSLSLFLPLEQAAAEAPPNDAHDLAYSLGASLGERLRDEVPDLQIQALVEGLKAAYQGKPLALKSERIEQLLAQHEAQISEQSARSQIETALENERRFLDQEKAKPGVRQLADGILLTELAPGSGNKASPNGSVQVRYTGRLPDGTVFDQTQQPQWFRLDSVIAGWRIALAQMPTGARWRLVIPSDQAYGTEGAGDLIAPYTPLVFDIELLGVAG